The Verrucomicrobiota bacterium genomic sequence GGGACCCAGCCGCCGTTCGCCGATCCCCGCCCGGTCATTGATCGCTGCCAGATTCTGGTGGAGGACAACGGAATTGGCTTTGACGAGAAATATCTGGATCGTATCTTTACGGTGTTCCAGCGGCTGCACGGGCGGGGCACCTACGAAGGCACTGGCATGGGGTTGGCCATCTGCCGCAAAATCACCGAGCGCCACGGTGGCGAAATCACCGCCAAAAGCGTGCCGGGACAAGGCGCAACTTTTGTTGTGACACTGCCGGTCAAACAAGCTAGGGTCAAGACATCCAATGAATAAACGCGCTCAACCACTGACCATCCTCATGGCGGATGATGACGAAGACGACCGGATTTTGACCCGCATTGTTTTGCAGAAGAGCCGCGTCGTTCACCGGTTTCTCACGGTTGAAGATGGCGAGGAACTGATGGACTACCTGTATCGGCGCGGCAAGTTTAGCGACCCGGCCAGTTCCCCGCGGCCCGATTTGGTCCTGCTCGATCTGAACATGCCGCGGAAAAATGGTTGGGAAGCCTTGTGCGAGATCAAACTGGATCCGCGCTTCCGCGACATACCCATCGTGGTGTTGACCGTCTCGAAAGACTTTGAGGACATTTACCGCAGCAATAATCTGGGCGCGGACTCCTACCTTACCAAACCGATTACGATGCAGTCGCTTGAAAGTTTGATGAATGAGCTTCGACCACTTGTGGCCACCTGAGGGCAGAATCGCCCAGCGGCGCGCCCGACGGCCATTTCAGAAGAGGTCGCAAAAAAAAGAGGATTAAACTGGAATTTCGTGCAAGAATTGGTTATGAATGTATTGGCTGTCCGTTGAACAGGAACTCGATTAATGAAGAATTGTTTTGCTTTATACATTTCGAAACCGCGTGAACAGTCTTTCAGCCCCCCAGGCACAAACCTACCATGCTCAGGCGCCAGAAATCTATCGCTATTCTGATGGCGGATGACGATCCGGATGACCGTCTGCTGACCCTGCATGCTTTTCAGAGAAGCCGGTTGCGGGGTGAATTGCGCTTCGTCGAAGATGGCGAAGACTTGATGGATTATCTGAAACGGCGGGGCAAATATCTCAGCCCGGCAACTTCGCCGCGCCCCGATCTGATCCTGTTGGATTTGAACATGCCGCGCAAGCAGGGCCATGAGGCGCTGCACGAAATCAAGGCGGACCCGCGGTTGCGGCAGATCCCCGTGGTCGTCCTGACCACTTCGCGGGCGCAGGAGGACATTTTTCGCACCTATGATTTGGGCGCCAACTCGTTTATTTCCAAACCGGCGACGTTTGAAGGGATGCTGGGCATGGTCAGGAACCTGGCCGACTATTGGTTCAAACTCGTGGAGCTTTTGCCCGAACGGAGCGGATTATGAGTTCAACCATCGATCCACGCATCTTCAAAGTCCTCTTGGTCGAGGATGACGAGGATGATTATCTGCTCACGCGCGGTTTGCTCTCCCGCGCCATTTACGGTTCGTTCGATTTGGAATGGGCCGCCACGTTTGAAGATGGATTGAAAAAAATGGCCGAACACCGGCACGATGTTTATCTGATCGATTACCGTTTGGGCGCGCACAACGGGATCGAACTCATGAAGCTGGCAGGGTCAAATGGTTGCCGCGCGCCGCTGATCCTCGTCGCCGGACAGGGCGACCACCAATTGTACATCGAAGCCATGGAATCCGGCGCCGCGGATTATATGGTCAAAGGCGAAATCAACGCGCCTCTGCTGGAACGTTCCATCCGTTACGCCATCGCCCGCAAACAGGCGGCCGAAGAGCAGGAGCGCTTGATTGCCGAACTCAAGGAGGCGCTGGCGCAAATCAAGACCATCAGCGGTTTAATCCCCATCTGCGCCGGTTGCAAAAAAATTCGCGATGACGAAGGTTTCTGGCAACAATTGGAAAGCTACATCAGCCGGCATTCCGACGCAGTCTTTTCGCACGGTTTATGTCCTGAATGTGTCAAGCGGCTCTACCCTGATTTTGTGGAAACCGGCACCAACGCCCCACCGCCCGGCTCCGCCAACGACGTCGATGGGCCGTTGGAATCTGCCAAAGCCAGCAAGCAGAAGAAAGCGTGAGCCGTCGCGGCATTTCGCTTTTTTCGGTGGCACCCCGGTTGGACTGAAGGAAATCTGTTTCGCCGCGCCACGCCCGTCTCACACCGAAGCTTGCCCGGGGCGATTGGAATCAAGCTTGGCAGCCACGGGCTTTTTTTCTACCGTGCCGGCGTGATTGTCTTCCTTCGATTTGTCGGAGTGGTGAACGCCGGGGTCTGGCTGGGCGCCGCTCTCTTTCTCACCTTGGGAGCGGGTCCGGCATTTTTCTCGCCGGAGATGAAATCGTTGCTTGGGCCGCGCGCGTTTCCGGTCTATTCGGGTGCCGTGGCACAAATCGTCATCGAGCGCTATTTCGTTCTGCAATACTGGTGCGCCATCATCGCGCTGGCGCATCTGATCGCGGAGGGGTTGTACACAGGAAAAGCGCTGGAAAAATTCACCCTCACCCTCTTGCTGGGGCTTTTTTCCTTGAGTCTGATCGGAGGCTACTGGCTGCAACCGAAATTGAAACGACTTCATGCCACAAAATATCAGGCCGCCACACCGGAATTGCGCGACCAGGCCGCCCGCTCGTTTCGCGGCTGGCACGGCCTGGCCCGGGTGGCAGACGTGGTCATGATGGGCGGCTTGTTGGTCTATCTTTGGCGGAGCCTTAATCGTCCTGATGCCCCGCGCTTTGTCAGCACGGAAAAGTTCCGTAGTTGACAAACCGGAAAGATTGTCAACATTTTGGGATAGAGTTTTCGGTGGCGGTTGCCGGGCATTAACGGGAAAGGATAAACATGTTTTCAAACGACCGGTCATCGCCTCGCGGTTATCATTCTCACGGGGAGTTGTCTCCCAAACCCCCGATGAACGAGGAAACCTTGAAGGCGGCGAAAATCCAGATCGAACGCAAAACCTTTATCTTGTCGCTCAAGGAGAATCTGCGTGGTCGTTTCCTGCGCATCACGGAAGACGTCGGCGGCCGGCGCGACACGATCATCGTTCCCGCGCCTGGTCTTGATGAGTTCAAAAAGTTGCTGGATGAAATGGTCAAGGCGGCGGCGGAGACTCCCCCCAAAACCGGCTGATTTTCCCTGGGCGCGTTCGCGCCGCGGCGGCCCGCTTCTGCGGCTGCAGTTCAGGTTTTGGTTTGAACTTTCTTCCTCGGCTTCACTCGCGGAGCGTCGCCCCACAAACTTTCCAGATCGTAATG encodes the following:
- a CDS encoding RNA-binding protein → MFSNDRSSPRGYHSHGELSPKPPMNEETLKAAKIQIERKTFILSLKENLRGRFLRITEDVGGRRDTIIVPAPGLDEFKKLLDEMVKAAAETPPKTG
- a CDS encoding response regulator, producing MNKRAQPLTILMADDDEDDRILTRIVLQKSRVVHRFLTVEDGEELMDYLYRRGKFSDPASSPRPDLVLLDLNMPRKNGWEALCEIKLDPRFRDIPIVVLTVSKDFEDIYRSNNLGADSYLTKPITMQSLESLMNELRPLVAT
- a CDS encoding response regulator → MSSTIDPRIFKVLLVEDDEDDYLLTRGLLSRAIYGSFDLEWAATFEDGLKKMAEHRHDVYLIDYRLGAHNGIELMKLAGSNGCRAPLILVAGQGDHQLYIEAMESGAADYMVKGEINAPLLERSIRYAIARKQAAEEQERLIAELKEALAQIKTISGLIPICAGCKKIRDDEGFWQQLESYISRHSDAVFSHGLCPECVKRLYPDFVETGTNAPPPGSANDVDGPLESAKASKQKKA
- a CDS encoding DUF4149 domain-containing protein, whose protein sequence is MIVFLRFVGVVNAGVWLGAALFLTLGAGPAFFSPEMKSLLGPRAFPVYSGAVAQIVIERYFVLQYWCAIIALAHLIAEGLYTGKALEKFTLTLLLGLFSLSLIGGYWLQPKLKRLHATKYQAATPELRDQAARSFRGWHGLARVADVVMMGGLLVYLWRSLNRPDAPRFVSTEKFRS
- a CDS encoding response regulator, whose amino-acid sequence is MLRRQKSIAILMADDDPDDRLLTLHAFQRSRLRGELRFVEDGEDLMDYLKRRGKYLSPATSPRPDLILLDLNMPRKQGHEALHEIKADPRLRQIPVVVLTTSRAQEDIFRTYDLGANSFISKPATFEGMLGMVRNLADYWFKLVELLPERSGL